CCAACTATTTTTGTATTTCTTAAAGATAATAGATTGATACCCATTTAAGCGGGTACAAGTTTGCTCCATTATGTCAAGAGAGGTCTTTAATTTTTCATTTTGAATATCCAAAAGTCCCCTCTTTTATTCTCTTCACCATCTCTTTCCAAAAGTATTCTCGCATAGGCTTTGTGTCAAAATATTTAAGTTCTGCTTTAAATTCAAAATCAAGTCTTCTTTCTCTATCTCTTTCAAATATAACATTTCTACATTTTATAACTTCTTATAACTTCGTGAACAAAAACTGGTGGTGCATCATTAAGAATAGAGAGGTCAATCTTGCCAAATGATTTGCCTACAAATTCATTAAGTTCTATTTCCATCTTTATTTTTGCCTCCAATGTATCAGAATAAGGATTTTTATCATCAAGTAAAATTCCAACATCTACATCTGGGATGCGTTTTGCCCCATATGAACTACCTGCTAATGAGCCAAAAGATAGACTGCAATAACCCATTTCTTATTCTCTACATGCTCTCGAATTTTGTCTTTAATTGTATTCAGATTTTTAAATCTACCCATTTTTAAACGCATATGAAAATAATATACTTTTAAAATCCAAATAGTCAAGTCTTTTTCTACTCCACTCAAGTAATATAAAACTGTAAATTAAAGTTAAAACCTTCGCCTACAGTTACACCATAGTCCTATGTAGCCGAGCCCTTTAGGACTCGCATCTACAACTTGTAACTCTTTTTATTGGGAAACCAATGTAGATTCTTCAGATTCAAGTGTTGGCATCACCATTATCATTGCTGCCAAAAACCAGAAAGGCTCCATTATTCTTATTATCATAAAAGAGTTAGCAGTTATTGCATGTACAACTACACCTGAAAATGCACCAAGCCCACCAAGAGCTACACCTTTATATAGACCCGGTGGTGTCTTATTATATACAACACGAAAATTATTAAAAATGGATACAAGTAGAAAAATGAAAGCTAAAAAACCAACTGCACCAAGTTCAATAAAATTCCTTACCCATTGCCCATCAAGAAACCCGTAACCAACTAACCCTGTCCCAAATATAGGATGTTTGACATATATCGTCCGGATAGCTTCACGCCAGCTTGATAGCCGAGCACCTGCAGAACTCTCTACTGCCACACCAAAGATACGCTCAGCTTGTCTTCTTTCTGGCTCAGGTACATTAAAAGTATATTTTATTCTACCAATTACAACAACGGGTCTTATTAAAAAGAAAACCAATACTAACGCAAGGACTCCAATTATAAGTCCTTTCTTCTCACTAAAGAAGAGTATGGTCAGATACACAAATGGAAATGCCATATAAGAGGCTCTGGATTGAGTGTAAGCTAAACAGAGAGAAGAGATAGCTAATAATACAAATAGAGAGACCTTTGTTCTAATAGAAGGCTGATGTAACAAAATACCTGTTGC
The bacterium genome window above contains:
- a CDS encoding nucleotidyltransferase domain-containing protein, whose protein sequence is MGYCSLSFGSLAGSSYGAKRIPDVDVGILLDDKNPYSDTLEAKIKMEIELNEFVGKSFGKIDLSILNDAPPVFVHEVIRSYKM
- a CDS encoding O-antigen ligase family protein, coding for MRIDRNTVILLFVVILLTVFMGRIIPLLPAKIPIAVVFLGIAVAFITFINPNAGLVVLILSMLLSPELTLAKLPERELSIRVDDVIVGIIFFSWLARIAVHKELGIFRHTPLNKPIAIYAGCCVLFTTLGMLRGNVRLVSGSFYIMKYLEYFLVYFMAVNLIRNEKHIKLYLVFLLITCGITCIYAASLIGKMERITAPFEGAGEPNTLGGYLLIMMALATGILLHQPSIRTKVSLFVLLAISSLCLAYTQSRASYMAFPFVYLTILFFSEKKGLIIGVLALVLVFFLIRPVVVIGRIKYTFNVPEPERRQAERIFGVAVESSAGARLSSWREAIRTIYVKHPIFGTGLVGYGFLDGQWVRNFIELGAVGFLAFIFLLVSIFNNFRVVYNKTPPGLYKGVALGGLGAFSGVVVHAITANSFMIIRIMEPFWFLAAMIMVMPTLESEESTLVSQ